A single genomic interval of Lewinellaceae bacterium harbors:
- a CDS encoding DUF4252 domain-containing protein produces the protein MKKFILLNLTFLSLLFVTQSKAQSAVDEFISYYKGYDNALQLSFPGFIARIGIDIAAKEEPSLASLSNRISSLRFLILDQHVDGLNSDLRFLKKDLNREGFETLFMVRDDGDEVHLFLKEDPKHRDQLILLIQGGDEDNLLLFQLKGRFNQDDLNNLKDHMVVSAR, from the coding sequence ATGAAAAAATTCATTCTGCTAAACCTGACTTTTTTATCCCTTCTCTTTGTAACCCAGTCCAAAGCACAAAGTGCAGTTGATGAATTCATCTCCTATTACAAAGGATACGATAACGCCTTGCAGCTTTCTTTCCCCGGCTTCATAGCCCGAATTGGAATTGATATCGCAGCCAAAGAAGAGCCCTCCCTGGCTTCTCTATCCAACCGGATCTCTTCCTTGCGTTTTCTGATCCTTGACCAGCATGTAGATGGCCTGAATTCGGATCTGAGATTCCTGAAAAAAGACCTCAACCGGGAAGGCTTTGAAACCTTGTTTATGGTCCGCGATGACGGTGATGAAGTTCATCTGTTCCTGAAGGAAGATCCAAAACACCGGGATCAGCTGATCCTGTTGATCCAGGGTGGAGACGAGGACAATCTTCTACTTTTCCAGTTGAAGGGTCGATTCAATCAAGATGACCTGAATAACCTTAAAGATCATATGGTCGTATCGGCACGTTGA